One part of the Schistocerca piceifrons isolate TAMUIC-IGC-003096 chromosome 2, iqSchPice1.1, whole genome shotgun sequence genome encodes these proteins:
- the LOC124777646 gene encoding uncharacterized protein LOC124777646: MKAALLLVAALVAVAEVHGQPEESTTVTISSDNLTTSNITAERIFLAKSSYTGDDDTICVESDNNFYLYVNVLKLYSCYHQLRKVYVVRPRSQCEPHLSDCPRH, encoded by the exons ATGAAGGCTGCTCTGTTGCTTGTTGCTG CGCTGGTAGCAGTGGCGGAGGTCCACGGGCAACCAGAAGAGTCTACCACCGTCACCATTTCGAGTGACAATCTAACCACCAGCAACATCACAGCGGAGAGAATATTTTTGGCGAAGTCATCGTACACGGGAGATGACGATACCATTTGTGTAGAGTCAGACAACAACTTCTACTTGTATGTTAATGTGTTGAAGCTCTATTCTTGCTACCACCAGCTACGGAAAG TTTACGTGGTGAGACCAAGGAGTCAGTGTGAACCACACCTGTCAGATTGTCCCAGGCACTAG